The Macrobrachium nipponense isolate FS-2020 chromosome 1, ASM1510439v2, whole genome shotgun sequence genome includes a window with the following:
- the LOC135219770 gene encoding large ribosomal subunit protein uL18-like, whose protein sequence is MGFIKVVKNKAYFKRFQVKFKRRREGKTDYYARKRLVVQAKNKYNTPKYRMIVRITNTDVIAQIAFARIEGDVVIASAYSHELPHFGVKVGLTNYAACYCTGLLLSRRVLKKLKLDALYEGQTEVNGEMYNVEDVEEGPGAFRANLDIGLARTTTGAKIFGVMKGAVDGGIEIPHSEKRFPGYDREAKEFNAAVLRDHIFGKHVADYMRELMDDDEDAYKRQFSRYIKEGITADELEEIYKKAHATIRADPSSGPKPDKKIVKKRWNAKKLTYDERRAAVQQRKDAWLAKIERGEATLEELQKPMKKNN, encoded by the exons GGTTTCATCAAGGTGGTAAAGAACAAGGCTTATTTTAAGCGCTTCCAAGTCAAGTTTAAAAGGCGACGCGAAGGCAAGACTGATTACTATGCCAGAAAACGCCTTGTTGTTCAAGCCAAGAATAAGTACAACACTCCAAAATATAG gatGATTGTGCGCATTACCAACACTGATGTCATAGCACAAATTGCCTTTGCCCGTATTGAGGGAGATGTAGTGATTGCCAGTGCTTATTCTCATGAGCTCCCCCATTTTGGGGTCAAGGTTGGCCTCACCAACTATGCTGCCTGCTATTGCACCGGCTTGCTTTTGTCTAGAAGA GTTCTGAAGAAGTTGAAGTTAGATGCCTTGTATGAAGGACAGACTGAAGTTAATGGAGAGATGTATAATGTAGAAGACGTCGAAGAGGGCCCTGGTGCATTCCGTGCTAATCTTGATATTGGTTTGGCACGCACTACAACTGGTGCCAAAATCTTTGGTGTCATGAAGGGGGCTGTTGATGGTGGGATTGAGATTCCCCACAG tgAGAAGAGGTTCCCAGGTTATGACCGGGAAGCAAAGGAATTCAACGCTGCAGTCTTGAGAGATCACATATTTGGTAAGCATGTTGCTGATTACATGCGAGAGCTGATGGATGACGATGAGGACGCTTACAAGCGTCAGTTCTCTCGTTACATTAAAGAAGGCATCACAGCAGATGAG TTGGAGGAAATTTACAAGAAGGCACATGCTACTATTCGTGCTGACCCATCATCAGGACCCAAGCCTGATAAGAAG ATTGTCAAGAAGAGGTGGAATGCCAAGAAGTTGACTTATGATGAACGTAGGGCTGCTGTACAACAAAGGAAAGATGCATGGTTGGCCAAAATTGAAAGGGGTGAAGCTACTCTGGAAGAGCTTCAGAAacccatgaaaaagaacaactag